A portion of the Segatella copri DSM 18205 genome contains these proteins:
- a CDS encoding DUF6108 family protein gives MKRCNLIKRFFIGLLLIVVASISANAQEGLYVKSIFQRFGHAKGCKMVTMQNAQLKGYRLKIYKSLVYKNHATEIAHYLKSDRKAAKKIREVVENGKMVSGYYMMAPLSNGNNRFILFSNPSKSKGTVIYIEGDLSPEDIMQLCYSRR, from the coding sequence ATGAAACGATGCAACTTGATAAAACGCTTCTTCATCGGACTGCTTCTTATCGTGGTAGCCTCGATTTCGGCTAATGCCCAGGAGGGGCTGTACGTAAAAAGCATATTCCAACGCTTCGGACACGCCAAGGGATGCAAGATGGTTACGATGCAGAATGCGCAACTCAAAGGTTACAGGCTCAAGATATACAAGAGCCTGGTATATAAGAACCATGCCACGGAAATAGCCCACTATCTAAAGTCCGACCGCAAGGCTGCGAAAAAGATCAGAGAGGTGGTGGAGAATGGCAAGATGGTGAGCGGCTATTACATGATGGCCCCCTTGAGCAATGGCAACAACCGCTTCATCCTCTTCAGTAATCCGAGTAAAAGCAAGGGAACCGTGATTTATATAGAGGGCGACCTGTCGCCCGAAGATATCATGCAACTCTGCTATTCCAGAAGATAG
- a CDS encoding ISAon1 family transposase N-terminal region protein, protein MEQYRLLAECLLPARMLDWFDLKTVRVEKKGDTQVIHLYLDENEQKPDDGEDLRPNGFTRESVFHDFPIRGHEVLLHVRRRRWLDADGHNVMTECNLIQESTRCSTELADFLKEAFGDAPYNGPFV, encoded by the coding sequence ATGGAACAGTATAGACTCTTAGCGGAATGCCTGTTGCCAGCCCGCATGCTTGACTGGTTTGACTTGAAGACTGTACGTGTCGAGAAGAAAGGTGACACACAGGTGATTCACCTTTATCTCGATGAGAACGAGCAGAAACCTGACGACGGAGAAGACCTGCGCCCCAATGGATTTACACGCGAAAGTGTGTTTCACGACTTTCCGATTAGAGGTCATGAAGTACTGCTTCACGTGCGCCGTCGCAGATGGCTTGATGCAGATGGTCACAACGTGATGACCGAATGCAATCTCATTCAGGAGTCCACCCGCTGCTCAACCGAGTTGGCGGATTTTTTAAAAGAAGCGTTTGGAGACGCACCCTATAACGGCCCGTTCGTTTGA
- a CDS encoding L-lactate permease, protein MASVVSIIPIVLLFILMLGFKMAGHKSALLTLVITVLLALFAASPLGMIAPEHAEDSVIALTGWAVVEGILKAVFPILIIILMAIYSYNILVESKQIEVIKKQFTSITDDKGLLVLLLVWGFGGLLEGMAGFGTAVAIPAAILIGLGFKPMFSALVSLIGNTVATGFGAVGVPVTTLCNEVAESGSASAAQICETSAFAIIQLAPLFIILPFIILTLTDKHNLIKNLIIALWVGVISVIVQFVCGYYLGSETPAIIGSLAAIIAIIAYAKVFARKSKVQDKETFTLAESLKAWSVYLFILIFILVSGALCPPVNAFLKSHLVSAVHLPVLDSTFKFGWISNAGLMLFLGATIGGLIQGLSLKRLLVILARTTVNLRKTVVTICSLIALASVMNYSGMITSIASGLVALTGDFYPLVAPMIGAIGTFVTGSDTSSNILFAKLQAHVANQLGMTGQSTFFGMEGGQENWLVAANTTGATGGKMISPQSIAIATAACDMEGKDGEILRSAIPYALLYIVLGGLMVYFGC, encoded by the coding sequence ATGGCATCTGTAGTTTCTATTATTCCCATCGTGTTGCTGTTCATCCTGATGCTCGGCTTCAAGATGGCAGGTCATAAAAGCGCCTTGCTGACGCTCGTAATTACCGTGTTGCTCGCTCTCTTCGCTGCTTCGCCGCTAGGCATGATTGCCCCAGAACATGCGGAGGACAGCGTGATTGCCCTGACGGGATGGGCGGTGGTGGAAGGCATCCTGAAGGCGGTATTCCCGATTCTCATCATCATACTGATGGCTATCTACAGCTATAATATCCTCGTGGAAAGCAAGCAGATAGAGGTGATCAAGAAGCAGTTTACATCGATTACCGATGATAAGGGATTGCTCGTGCTGCTCCTCGTATGGGGATTCGGCGGACTGCTCGAAGGTATGGCGGGCTTCGGAACGGCGGTGGCGATACCTGCTGCCATCCTCATCGGACTCGGCTTCAAACCGATGTTCTCGGCTCTGGTTTCCTTGATTGGTAATACCGTGGCTACGGGATTTGGTGCCGTGGGTGTACCGGTTACAACGCTCTGTAACGAGGTGGCTGAAAGCGGATCGGCTTCGGCGGCTCAGATTTGCGAGACTTCGGCCTTCGCCATTATCCAGCTGGCACCTCTCTTTATCATCCTGCCTTTTATTATCCTGACGCTTACCGATAAGCATAATCTTATCAAGAATCTCATCATCGCCCTCTGGGTGGGAGTGATTTCCGTGATAGTGCAGTTTGTCTGCGGCTATTATCTCGGTTCGGAGACTCCAGCCATCATCGGTTCGCTGGCAGCCATTATCGCCATCATCGCATACGCCAAGGTATTTGCCAGAAAGAGTAAGGTGCAGGATAAGGAAACCTTTACGCTTGCCGAAAGCCTGAAGGCATGGAGCGTTTACCTTTTTATATTGATATTCATCCTGGTTTCCGGCGCACTCTGTCCTCCGGTCAATGCTTTCCTCAAAAGTCATCTGGTGAGTGCGGTTCATCTGCCAGTGCTCGACAGCACCTTTAAGTTTGGCTGGATATCCAATGCAGGCCTGATGCTCTTCCTGGGTGCTACGATTGGTGGATTGATTCAGGGATTGAGCCTTAAGAGACTGTTGGTGATTCTTGCCCGTACCACGGTGAATCTGCGAAAGACGGTGGTAACCATCTGTTCGCTGATAGCCCTGGCGAGCGTGATGAACTATTCGGGAATGATTACTTCCATCGCCTCCGGACTGGTGGCATTAACGGGAGATTTCTATCCTCTGGTAGCACCGATGATTGGTGCCATTGGAACCTTCGTTACGGGGTCTGATACCTCTTCGAATATCCTCTTTGCCAAGCTCCAGGCTCATGTTGCCAACCAGTTGGGCATGACGGGGCAGAGCACATTCTTCGGTATGGAGGGCGGTCAGGAAAACTGGCTGGTTGCTGCCAATACCACGGGAGCCACGGGTGGCAAGATGATCAGTCCGCAGAGTATTGCCATTGCTACTGCAGCCTGCGATATGGAGGGAAAGGATGGAGAGATTCTCCGTTCGGCCATCCCATACGCCCTGCTGTATATCGTATTGGGCGGACTGATGGTTTACTTCGGTTGCTGA
- a CDS encoding RNA polymerase sigma factor → MRTEEFNHIILPMRSHLKAYALRLTESDDNAEDLVQEVMLRLWDMRQNIQAEDNLKALAITIMRNRFYDQCRHEERNFTTDKVMEVPIEDRRAEQRDEVNLIKQIVAQLPPLQQQIFRMKEIEGYTADEIMQITGCTADNLRKNLSRARLKIRETYMNIVKQNRTK, encoded by the coding sequence ATGAGAACAGAAGAATTCAACCATATCATCCTACCAATGCGCAGCCACCTGAAAGCGTATGCGCTAAGGTTGACTGAGAGTGACGACAATGCCGAAGACCTCGTGCAGGAAGTCATGCTCAGGCTGTGGGACATGCGCCAAAATATCCAGGCAGAAGACAACCTCAAGGCGCTCGCCATCACCATCATGCGCAACAGGTTTTATGACCAGTGCAGGCATGAGGAGCGGAACTTCACCACCGACAAGGTAATGGAAGTACCCATAGAAGACCGGCGGGCAGAGCAACGGGACGAGGTAAATCTCATCAAACAGATAGTGGCACAGCTCCCGCCCTTGCAGCAGCAGATATTCCGCATGAAGGAGATAGAAGGCTATACTGCCGATGAAATCATGCAGATAACGGGATGCACAGCTGATAATCTCCGAAAGAATCTCTCCAGAGCCCGACTCAAAATCAGAGAGACCTATATGAATATCGTGAAACAGAACAGAACAAAATAA
- a CDS encoding IS1380-like element IS942 family transposase translates to MAKVQIKSEKLTPFGGIFSIMEQFDALLAQTIDSTLGLRCTMFGYQYSEILRSLMCVYLCGGSCIEDVTTHLMKHLSLHPTLRTCSADTILRAIEELTCKNITYKSASGNSYDFNTADKMNCLLIKALLATGQLKSGQEYDFDFDHQFIETEKHDAKPTYKKFLGYSPGVAVINDMIVGIENRDGNTNVRFNQRETLERIFKRLEASEVYISRARMDCGSCSEEIVDMVEAHCRHFYIRANRCSSFYDSMFALTGWKTVEINGIEFELNSILVEKWKGKPYRLVIQRQRRIEGDLDIWEGEYTYRCILTNDYKSSARDIVEFYNLRGGKERIFDDMNNGFGWNRLPKSFMAQNTVFLLMTALIRNFYKAIMQRLKTHEFGLRATSRIKTFVFKFISVPAKWIKTSRRHVLNIYSDNYAYANLFKTDFG, encoded by the coding sequence ATGGCAAAAGTACAAATAAAATCTGAGAAACTCACTCCTTTTGGAGGAATTTTTTCTATTATGGAGCAATTTGATGCTCTTTTAGCTCAAACCATAGATTCCACCTTGGGATTGAGATGCACTATGTTTGGTTATCAATATAGCGAAATTCTACGCTCTCTGATGTGCGTATATCTTTGTGGCGGCTCATGTATTGAGGATGTTACAACTCACTTGATGAAACATTTGTCTCTTCATCCAACTCTTCGCACTTGCAGCGCAGACACCATATTGCGTGCTATCGAAGAACTGACTTGTAAGAACATCACCTATAAATCTGCTTCTGGCAACTCCTATGATTTCAATACTGCAGACAAGATGAACTGCTTATTGATCAAAGCCCTGCTTGCTACTGGTCAATTGAAATCCGGTCAAGAGTATGATTTTGACTTTGACCATCAGTTCATTGAAACAGAGAAGCATGATGCAAAACCAACCTACAAGAAGTTCCTGGGCTATAGTCCAGGTGTGGCAGTCATTAACGACATGATTGTCGGTATTGAAAATAGAGACGGCAACACAAACGTGCGCTTCAACCAAAGAGAGACTTTGGAAAGAATCTTCAAGCGACTGGAGGCATCAGAAGTATATATATCCCGTGCCCGCATGGATTGCGGCTCATGCTCGGAGGAAATCGTAGATATGGTAGAGGCTCATTGCAGGCATTTTTATATTCGTGCCAACAGATGCTCTTCCTTCTACGATTCCATGTTTGCCTTGACTGGATGGAAAACTGTTGAAATCAACGGTATTGAATTTGAGCTGAATTCCATCCTTGTTGAGAAATGGAAAGGAAAACCGTATCGTCTTGTCATACAGAGACAAAGGCGAATAGAGGGAGACCTTGACATTTGGGAAGGCGAATATACCTACAGATGTATACTGACTAACGATTACAAGTCGAGTGCAAGAGACATTGTGGAATTCTACAATCTTCGTGGTGGCAAGGAACGCATCTTCGATGACATGAACAATGGCTTTGGCTGGAATCGGTTGCCAAAATCGTTCATGGCACAGAATACAGTATTCCTGCTTATGACAGCTCTCATCAGAAACTTCTACAAAGCTATTATGCAGAGATTGAAAACCCATGAATTTGGATTGCGTGCCACCAGCAGAATCAAGACCTTTGTGTTCAAGTTCATCTCTGTTCCTGCAAAATGGATTAAGACGTCACGTAGGCATGTATTGAACATTTATTCAGACAACTATGCTTATGCCAACCTGTTCAAGACAGACTTTGGTTAA
- a CDS encoding IS982 family transposase, translated as MEITKDKVTELFCIIDEFYKVFDAENAGKLLLSEDGVKRRRRKASLSDSEIMTILLYFHFGSFRNFKHYYLFFIRGTLKSYFPNAVSYNRFVELESRVFFPLMFFLNLRAFGRCTGITFVDSTMIPICHNLRRYANKVFKGIATDGKGTMGWCHGFKLHLACNDRGEIIAFVLTGANVSDKDPAVFDVLAKRLYGKLFADKGYISQKLFDSLFEEGIQLVTGLRVNMKNKLMPFYDKMMLRKRYIIETINDLLKNTAQIVHSRHRSVANFIINIISALGAYCFFDNKPKALTGYVIEDTKQLSLF; from the coding sequence ATGGAGATTACCAAGGACAAAGTTACAGAATTATTTTGTATTATTGATGAATTTTACAAAGTTTTTGATGCTGAAAATGCAGGAAAATTGCTTTTGAGTGAAGATGGAGTAAAGCGCAGACGACGTAAAGCCTCTTTATCTGATAGTGAAATCATGACGATTTTGCTGTATTTCCATTTCGGCTCATTCCGAAACTTCAAGCATTATTACCTATTCTTTATTAGAGGAACATTGAAGTCATATTTTCCAAATGCAGTGTCTTATAACCGTTTTGTAGAACTTGAAAGTCGCGTATTCTTCCCTCTCATGTTCTTCCTGAATCTCCGTGCTTTTGGCAGATGTACAGGTATAACCTTTGTTGATTCAACCATGATACCAATATGCCACAATCTCAGGCGTTATGCCAACAAAGTGTTCAAAGGCATTGCCACAGACGGAAAGGGAACAATGGGATGGTGTCATGGGTTCAAGCTACATCTGGCTTGTAATGATAGAGGTGAGATAATTGCTTTTGTTCTCACTGGTGCAAACGTTAGCGACAAAGATCCAGCGGTATTCGATGTATTGGCTAAACGTCTGTATGGCAAGCTGTTTGCAGATAAAGGCTATATCTCGCAAAAACTCTTCGATTCGCTTTTTGAGGAAGGCATCCAGTTGGTTACAGGACTGAGAGTGAACATGAAGAACAAACTAATGCCGTTCTATGACAAGATGATGCTACGCAAAAGATACATCATTGAAACGATTAATGACCTGTTGAAAAATACGGCTCAGATAGTACATTCACGTCACAGGTCTGTTGCGAATTTCATCATAAATATTATTTCTGCATTAGGGGCATACTGTTTCTTTGACAACAAGCCCAAGGCACTTACTGGATACGTTATCGAAGATACGAAACAGCTGAGTCTTTTCTAA